In one window of Saccharomyces paradoxus chromosome VII, complete sequence DNA:
- the SNT2 gene encoding DNA-binding E3 ubiquitin-protein ligase SNT2 (Subunit of Snt2C complex, RING finger ubiquitin ligase (E3)~similar to YGL131C), whose translation MPREENLKLSRRREAARNVNYNEMEVDTELVKKVQISEKSSARNKDSSNQTSRCSRSASNSVSRNEKFKYQKFLHDKNTCWNFIPTLPPSFRKNSRFSNVLDLDDAMIDLRKMSLFNTESVLLSANDTIYMISEPAGEPYYIGRVVNFVSKPEFSKTIHDAIKVTSVFPAKFFQVRMNWFYRPRDIQEHVNTFNPRLVYASLHQDICPISSYRGKCSIFHKDEIFDILPNEKESIIRPNIFYFDELFDRYTSKYYKVYSTDKILNRWNSKSPFLYVLNRRFRYIYAEPKYPLEKVFKKYVFHELEVNALRPSDYEWDKRCQFCKEWCIQKESLSCDECGVCAHLYCMDPPLDRKPNKDVAWTCFSCLQKQQGTEDSYLRFQEEQAAELDFIRSVRQKIEDVSNKAIKENVGYNTENCWFQYLGIYSISHIDDTLNESMFFPYPFKPSRVGMKYQWNGCTNNGPWRQNSYLHTDSEEERGSVKTSELAWVLDPSKITAQELNEYIGHCKREICPILKVRGETCNFIDVVLKNLMFTNYDTAEAFEKCKRELSRKSLNEPTFTAVEVRKFEEAVEKFGSELRPVCGHVGTQPMSMIVRFYYNWKKTERGFSVRGKLNKLSRNKRKMSTDDDENDIETKYIDDSSFDTEKLSLTESSFQCMFCKTDYSPMWYKVTGGSDEEKIKIRMQTGVNEKTEITEKYPAHSQKNEKLGALCIRCARMWRRYAIRWVSPLDTLRKMTGTSQNSFYSAIEGIIEENNINKFTLSPFQAHNKLLEWELVQDSELIIRQRMKVYENPNSFVKMKRYSMTFHTQLYKMAVRSYRKNEFHPERMQRDLELFLEDKKEVKKVLLEEKPGRVEDTKNEFPVNIIRQSPDTIQKNDTNRNRRCNNVFIKNVSNDGITNTTHPPNDSITISMKTGSSSSGSLSVDKGFEFVKFDNKTFQRLRNSLKLVNNKLPKNMGPSTKKIKMINDIALNSPLSDKNGATYCYPVISHSKDTYVALEKYHDHNLPSRVLEKDMISKHTKNKSKNPDLPRPKNTTRNFCCVCKDKFNDDDNYEIVCGNCGLTVHYFCYAVRLPKDMKKNTNLKKFKWLCDPCSNDLNPILSTTYQCSICPTKEYDYDRCKSQSVKICPDALKCTSLGTWAHLVCSLFNEDVKYGNGQAMQPAINTTFTLIKNNRFTCGVCRIHGGGLVKCEKCQYRYHTTCAQNSSNFKLMFEKRNISVDTTLPCIKDAKLNETYILRPVLICDRHDVNLEGNEFYPLSYKPQHTLSYMEQYCRYYKCKANCSLVELRYFEQLGALHGEVVRNPHYSAANPKIHVLPFERICPYCGTNKSLYWYESNVCHSCNLRSGIQEPDFDNADAKITTGNGISVESTQKLMEGIEPAMFDIDISEAISNKKLHQPSQ comes from the coding sequence ATGCCCAGAGAAGAGAATCTCAAATTatctagaagaagagaggCTGCCAGAAACGTCAATTATAATGAAATGGAAGTGGACACTGAGTTAGTTAAAAAAGTACAAATATCAGAAAAAAGCAGCGCTAGGAACAAGGATAGCAGTAACCAAACTTCCAGGTGCAGTAGAAGTGCGAGCAATTCAGTCAGTAGAAACGAGAAGTTTAagtatcaaaaatttcttcatgaTAAGAATACCTGCTGGAACTTTATTCCTACGTTACCTCCTTCGTTCAGGAAAAATAGCAGGTTTTCTAACGTACTTGATCTGGATGATGCGATGATTGATTTGAGAAAGATGtctcttttcaatacaGAATCCGTACTTTTATCTGCGAACGACACTATTTATATGATATCAGAGCCTGCGGGCGAGCCATATTATATTGGCAGAGTTGTGAATTTTGTCAGCAAGCCAGAATTTTCTAAAACTATTCATGACGCTATAAAGGTGACGTCTGTATTCCCtgctaaattttttcaagttagAATGAATTGGTTTTATCGTCCTAGGGATATTCAAGAACACGTAAATACTTTCAACCCAAGATTAGTATACGCATCGTTGCACCAGGACATATGCCCGATTTCATCATACAGGGGAAAATGTAGTATATTTCATAAGGacgaaatttttgatattcttcctaatgaaaaggaaagcaTTATACGGCCCAATATCTTTTACTTTGATGAACTTTTTGACAGGTACACTTCGAAATATTACAAAGTTTATAGTACGGACAAAATATTAAACAGGTGGAATAGTAAGTCCCCGTTTCTTTATGTTTTAAATAGGAGATTTCGTTATATCTATGCAGAGCCGAAATATCCATTGGAGAAagttttcaagaaatacGTTTTCCATGAACTGGAGGTAAATGCATTAAGACCCTCAGATTACGAATGGGATAAAAGATGCCAGTTTTGTAAAGAATGGTGCATCCAAAAGGAGAGCCTTTCGTGCGATGAGTGCGGTGTTTGTGCACATCTGTACTGTATGGATCCGCCACTCGATAGAAAGCCAAACAAAGACGTCGCTTGGACCTGTTTTAGTTGCCTACAGAAGCAACAAGGTACTGAAGACTCGTATCTTAGATTCCAGGAAGAACAAGCAGCGGAACTGGATTTTATTCGCTCTGTGAGACAAAAAATCGAAGATGTTTCTAACAAAGCTATTAAGGAAAATGTTGGTTATAATACCGAAAATTGCTGGTTTCAATATTTGGGGATATATTCCATTTCTCATATTGATGATACATTAAACGAATCTATGTTTTTTCCATACCCTTTCAAACCTTCTAGGGTGGGTATGAAGTATCAATGGAACGGGTGTACTAATAATGGGCCCTGGAGGCAGAACTCGTATTTACATACAGattcagaagaagagcGAGGTTCAGTGAAAACATCCGAATTAGCGTGGGTACTGGATCCATCAAAGATTACTGCTCAAGAACTGAATGAATACATTGGACATTGTAAAAGGGAAATATGTCCTATTCTCAAGGTGAGAGGCGAGACTTGTAATTTCATTGATGTAGTTTTAAAGAATTTGATGTTTACAAATTACGATACAGCAGAGGCATTTGAGAAATGTAAAAGGGAGCTTTCCAGAAAATCTTTGAACGAACCAACTTTTACCGCTGTGGAAGTCCGAAAATTTGAGGAAGCTGTCGAAAAGTTTGGGAGTGAATTACGTCCTGTTTGTGGGCATGTGGGTACTCAGCCTATGTCGATGATTGTTAGATTTTATtacaattggaaaaagacAGAAAGGGGGTTTTCCGTGAGAGGGAAACTGAACAAgttatcaagaaataaaagaaaaatgagcactgatgatgatgaaaatgacaTAGAGACAAAGTATATAGAtgattcttcttttgatacCGAAAAACTCTCTTTAACAGAATCCTCCTTTCAATGCATGTTTTGCAAAACAGATTACTCCCCCATGTGGTATAAAGTTACTGGCGGttcagatgaagaaaaaattaagatAAGAATGCAAACAGGAGTTAACGAGAAAACTGAAATTACAGAGAAATATCCAGCCCATAGCcagaagaatgaaaaacttGGTGCTCTTTGTATTCGCTGTGCTCGTATGTGGCGAAGATACGCGATTAGATGGGTGTCTCCGCTTGATACCTTGAGGAAAATGACAGGAACCAGTCAGAATAGTTTTTATTCAGCGATAGAAGGGATTATTGAGGAAAATAACATCAACAAGTTTACGTTGTCTCCATTCCAAGCTCATAATAAACTGCTAGAATGGGAACTTGTTCAGGATTCGGAGCTAATCATCAGACAAAGAATGAAAGTTTATGAAAACCCAAATTCATTTGTGAAAATGAAACGCTATTCCATGACATTTCATACACAACTTTATAAAATGGCTGTGAGATCATATCGAAAAAATGAGTTCCACCCGGAAAGGATGCAACGAGACCTTGAACTGTTTCTGGAAGACAAGaaagaggtaaaaaaaGTCCTCCTCGAAGAAAAGCCAGGAAGAGTGGAAGATACTAAAAATGAATTTCCTGTAAACATAATTCGGCAATCACCTGACACTATCCAAAAAAACGACACAAATCGAAATCGTAGGTGCAATAATGTGTTTATCAAGAATGTTAGCAACGACGGTATTACTAATACCACTCATCCTCCAAATGATTCaataacaatttcaatgaaaacTGGCAGCAGTTCTTCGGGTTCATTATCTGTAGATAaaggttttgaatttgtcaaatttgataataaaaCATTTCAGCGATTACGGAATAGCTTAAAATTAGTGAATAATAAACTGCCAAAAAATATGGGACCTTcaacgaaaaaaattaaaatgaTTAATGACATTGCGTTAAATAGTCCGTTAAGCGACAAAAACGGGGCAACGTACTGTTACCCAGTTATTTCACATTCTAAGGACACTTATGTCgctcttgaaaaatatcatgATCATAATCTACCAAGCAGAGTGTTGGAAAAAGACATGATTTCGAAACACACAAAGAATAAATCGAAGAATCCTGATTTGCCACGGCCGAAAAATACcacaagaaatttttgctGTGTCTGCAAAGACAAATTCAATGACGATGACAACTATGAAATAGTATGTGGTAATTGTGGGCTGACAGTACACTACTTTTGTTATGCTGTTAGACTACCGAAggatatgaaaaaaaacactaACCTCAAAAAGTTCAAGTGGTTATGCGACCCTTGTTCAAATGATCTCAACCCTATACTCTCAACTACCTACCAATGTAGTATTTGCCCTACTAAAGAGTATGACTATGATAGATGTAAGAGCCAATCAGTTAAAATATGCCCGGACGCATTGAAATGTACGAGCTTGGGGACATGGGCCCATTTGGTGTGCTCACTTTTCAATGAGGATGTCAAATATGGGAACGGACAGGCAATGCAGCCAGCCATTAATACTACTTTTACacttatcaaaaataacagaTTTACATGCGGTGTGTGCAGAATACATGGAGGTGGGTTAGTAAAGTGTGAAAAATGCCAATATAGGTATCATACTACATGTGCACAGAACAGCTCCAACTTTAAGCTtatgtttgaaaagagaaatatcTCTGTAGATACTACGCTACCGTGCATAAAAGATGCCAAGCTTAATGAAACTTACATATTAAGACCCGTGCTAATATGTGATAGGCACGATGTCAATTTAGAAGGAAACGAATTTTATCCATTATCGTACAAGCCTCAACATACTCTATCATATATGGAACAATACTGTAGATATTATAAGTGCAAAGCTAACTGTAGTTTGGTGGAGTTGAGATATTTCGAACAGCTTGGAGCACTGCACGGCGAAGTGGTGAGAAACCCACACTACTCTGCCGCTAATCCTAAAATTCACGTACTCCCTTTCGAAAGGATTTGCCCATATTGCGGTACCAATAAAAGTTTATATTGGTATGAAAGTAACGTTTGCCATTCTTGTAACTTAAGGTCAGGTATTCAAGAACCCGATTTTGATAATGCGGACGCTAAAATCACTACTGGTAACGGTATATCGGTGGAAAGTACCCAAAAGTTGATGGAAGGAATTGAGCCAGCTATGtttgatattgatatttcaGAAGCTATTAGTAACAAAAAACTGCATCAACCAAGTCAATAA